A window of the Mauremys reevesii isolate NIE-2019 linkage group 26, ASM1616193v1, whole genome shotgun sequence genome harbors these coding sequences:
- the SUGP1 gene encoding SURP and G-patch domain-containing protein 1: protein MDNSRDAPGKASRWFGVTPSKSVKMNMNILHQEELIAQKKKEIEAKMEQQAKRNHLVSQQPPRLNEDESGESEASVSNKFANDGSFLQQFLKLQKEKSSTETSPSSGNISANTSASSTGKKPILIGKRSSLGTSSMVNQVKNYSHSKQMPVANRLSVFQSPDDEEEEDYEQWLEIKILPPEDAETRKVVEKLARFVAEGGPELEKVAMEDYKDNPAFSFLHDKNSREFLYYRKKVAEMKKENQSLQTSSCQKVSPPEEEETKNFAEKLARFIADGGPEVEAIALQNNRENHAFRFLYEPNSKGYKYYRQKLEEFRKAKNNSIGTPFVPEPSLKHKSIPEATPSSSSSPASSKQPAAAASKKRRKSRWGPEEEKVDLPPPELAQQELNSSPSPLSVQDLKGLGYEKGKPVGLVGVTELSDAQKKQLKEQQEMQQMYDMIMKHKRAMQDMQVMWEKAVQQHQHDYDSDEEVDNELGTWEHQLRRMEMDKTREWAEQLTQMGRGKHFIGDFLPPDELEKFMETFKALKEGREPDYSEYKEFKLTVENIGYQMLMKMGWKEGDGLGSDGQGIKNPVSKGTTAVDGAGFGIDRPAELSKEDDEYEAFRKRMMLAYRFRPNPLNNPRRPYY, encoded by the exons ATGGACAACTCCCGGGATGCTCCAG GAAAAGCTAGCAGATGGTTTGGCGTTACGCCATCTAAATCTGTGAAGATGAATATGAATATCCTTCATCAAGAAGAATTGATagcacaaaaaaagaaagaaattgagGCCAAAATGGAGCAGCAAGCAAAACGGAATCACTTGGTCAGCCAACAACCCCCTCGGCTCAATGA AGATGAAAGTGGTGAAAGCGAAGCCTCTGTTTCAAACAAATTTGCCAACGACGGCAGCTTTCTCCAGCAGTTTCTTAAGCTGCAGAAGGAAAAATCAAGTACTG AAACTTCCCCAAGTTCTGGCAACATTTCTGCAAACACCTCTGCTTCAAGCACCGGAAAGAAACCGATCCTGATTGGGAAACGTTCCAGCTTGGGCACGAGCAGCATGGTGAACCAAGTGAAGAATTACTCCCATTCCAAACAGATGCCAGTTGCTAACCGCCTCAGTGTGTTTCAGTCGCCAgatgatgaagaagaggaggattaTGAGCAATGGTTGGAAATTAAAA TTTTACCCCCAGAGGATGCAGAGACCCGGAAAGTGGTGGAAAAGCTGGCTAGGTTCGTGGCCGAAGGGGGACCAGAATTAGAAAAGGTCGCTATGGAAGACTACAAAGATAATCCAGCATTTTC ATTTTTACATGATAAGAACAGCAGGGAATTCCTCTACTACAGAAAGAAAGTAGCAGAGATGAAAAAAGAGAATCAGAGTTTGCAGACGTCCTCTTGTCAGAAAG TTTCACCCCCAGAGGAGGAAGAGACCAAGAACTTTGCTGAGAAGCTGGCCAGGTTCATAGCAGACGGGGGTCCAGAGGTGGAAGCTATTGCCTTGCAGAACAACCGAGAGAACCATGCTTTCAG GTTTTTATATGAACCAAACAGCAAAGGCTACAAATATTACCGGCAGAAGCTGGAGGAGTTCCGTAAGGCCAAGAACAACTCCATAGGGACACCTTTTGTGCCGGAACCCAGCCTGAAACACAAGAGCATTCCTGAGGCCACACCATCATCGTCATCCTCTCCAGCTTCCTCTAAACAGCCGGCTGCAGCTGCTTCtaaaaagaggaggaagagcagatgggggccagaggaggaaAAGGTTGACTTGCCCCCCCCAGAGCTTGCCCAGCAGGAGCTgaactcttctccctccccattaTCAG TTCAGGACCTCAAGGGTCTTGGTTATGAAAAAGGGAAACCGGTTGGACTGGTGGGTGTGACAGAGCTCTCTGATGCGCAGAAGAAACAGctgaaggagcagcaggag ATGCAGCAGATGTACGACATGATCATGAAGCACAAGCGAGCCATGCAGGATATGCAGGTGATGTGGGAAAAGGCggttcagcagcaccagcatGATTACGACAGCGATGAGGAGGTAGACAATGAACTGGGGACATGGGAACATCAGCTTCGACGCATGGAAATGGACAAGACACGAG AGTGGGCCGAGCAACTGACTCAGATGGGCAGAGGGAAGCATTTCATCGGAGACTTCCTGCCACCTGATGAGCTGGAGAAATTCATGGAGACGTTCAAGGCATTAAAG GAAGGTCGTGAACCAGATTATTCTGAGTACAAGGAATTCAAACTGACCGTGGAGAATATAGGTTACCAAATGCTGATGAAGATGGGCTGGAAGGAGGGTGATGGGCTTGGCTCCGATGGACAGGGGATTAAAAATCCAGTCAGCAA ggGTACCACTGCAGTGGATGGAGCTGGGTTTGGGATTGATCGTCCCGCTGAGCTATCAAAGGAAGATGACGAGTATGAGGCGTTCCGTAAAAGAATGATGTTGGCCTACAGGTTCCGACCCAACCCTTTG AACAATCCGAGGCGACCTTACTACTGA
- the TM6SF2 gene encoding transmembrane 6 superfamily member 2: protein MQLPAGPGAVGLSLAAFPVSYALNCGAALAHPVAIAVTGVLVLLVLFCMVYLLGEGSHSQDPLFYVFTVFSFTSVIDLIISLEEDGYISGFMEFYLKEGEPYLRTAYGIMICYWDGTVHYLLYLAMVMAITQRKNYRTLGLYWLGSLMMSIVVFLPGNMLGKYSSEIRPSFLLNVPYILIPIWAGMRLFSQPKSLPCCTAEKVAAEQQRSLYQRPLDLGLILFLLVAATFTFFRGLVVLDCPSDSCFDYIYQYEPYLRDPVAYPKVQMLVYMFYVLPFFCLGIYGLLRPGCTWLPDWALVFAGAVAQAQFSHVGSSLHHRTPYPYRTPEEVWWVFLLTNVLYALGPHLLAYRCLRSPGFFQPAAPTGQDGIKKHQ, encoded by the exons ATGCAGCTGCCTGCGGGCCCGGGAGCCGTCGGCCTGTCCCTCGCCGCCTTCCCTGTGTCCTACGCGCTGAACTGCGGCGCTGCCTTGGCGCA CCCAGTGGCTATTGCGGTGACGGGGGTGCTGGTGTTGCTGGTTCTGTTCTGCATGGTGTATCTCCTGGGCGAAGGGAGCCATTCCCAGGATCCCCTCTTCTACG TGTTCACAGTGTTCTCCTTCACCTCCGTCATCGacctgatcatctcactggaggAGGATGGCTACATCAGCGGCTTCATGGAGTTCTACCTGAAGGAG GGCGAGCCGTACTTACGCACCGCTTACGGCATCATGATCTGTTACTGGGACGGCACCGTGCACTACCTGCTCTACCTCGCCATGGTCATGGCCATCACACAAAG GAAGAACTACAGGACCCTGGGTCTCTACTGGCTGGGCTCCCTGATGATGAGCATTGTTGTCTTCCTGCCTGGGAACATGTTAG GGAAGTACAGCTCCGAGATCCGCCCCTCCTTCCTGCTCAACGTGCCCTACATCCTGATCCCAATCTGGGCTGGAATGAGACTCTTCAGCCAGCCAAAATCCCTTCCTTGCTGCACGGCTGAGAAG GTTGCGGCGGAGCAGCAGAGGAGTCTGTATCAGCGGCCCCTGGACTTGGGCTTGATCCTGTTCCTGCTGGTGGCTGCGACGTTCACATTCTTCAGAGGGCTG GTGGTCCTGGACTGTCCGTCCGATTCCTGCTTCGACTACATTTACCAGTACGAGCCATACCTGCGCGACCCCGTCGCCTACCCCAAAGTGCAG ATGCTGGTCTACATGTTTTACGTCCTCCCGTTCTTCTGCCTTGGGATTTACGGGCTCCTGCGGCCTGGCTGCACGTGGCTGCCCGACTGGGCCCTGGTGTTTGCTGGAGCCGTAGCGCAG GCCCAGTTCTCCCACGTGGGCTCCTCCCTGCATCACCGCACCCCCTATCCCTACCGCACCCCGGAGGAGGTCTGGTGGGTTTTCCTCCTCACCAACGTCCTCTACGCGCTGGGCCCGCACCTCCTCGCCTACCGCTGCCTCCGCAGCCCCGGCTTCTTCCAGCCAGCTGCTCCCACCGGCCAGGACGGGATCAAGAAGCATCAGTGA